The sequence CGCCCCGACCACCTCGAAGCGGTACTCCTCGACGGTCCGACCCGAGTTGCGGACCTGAAGGGGGACGGCCGTCTCCTCGCCCGGAGCGGCGCTGACGGTGGTTGCGTCGAGGCTTGCCGTGAGACTCATACGCCGGACCGTAAAGACGCGACAGGGGTCGTACATCGGCCCGGAAGGAACACTTTCGGGCACATCCGATGCCCCCGGCAAACATTCTAGTTTCCTCATCAGTAAAGAGGGGCATCTTCCGTCCGCCTCACCACCAGTGGGGCCGACGAACACGGCTGCGAGGCGTGTGCACGGTGGGCCTTCCAGCTGTTGTCCAGGGGGGAGCACAGATATGGAGCGCACTACTGTCGCGTTACGGGCCCAGGACCCGATCTCGCAGGCGGGCGTGGCCAGCCAGCTGAGAGCGCGGCCCGAAGTCAGCGTCGTGGAATGGAACGAAGAGGGGCCCTGGCCCGAGGTGGTCGTCATGGTCGTCGACGCAGTCGACGAGGACGTACTGACGGCGCTGCGCCACATCCAGCGCACGACCGAGTCCCGCGCCGTGCTGGTCACCACCGACATCGACGAACAGAAGCTGGTGAGCGCGGCGGAGTGCGGGGTCGTCGGGGTCATCAAGCGTGCGGAGTCCACGCCCGAACACCTGGTGCACGTCATAGAGACCGTCGCGCGCGGGGAGGGCCACCTGCCCTCCGACCTGCTCGGAAGGCTCCTCGCGGAGGTCGGCCGGCTCCAGGGCCAGGTGCTGGCACCGCGCGGACTGCACTTCACCGGACTCGCCGCCCGCGAGGTGGACGTGCTGCGCCTGGTCGCCGAGGGGTACGACACCGCGGACATCGCCACGAAGCTGGCCTACTCCGAGCGCACGATCAAGAACGTCCTGCACTCGGTGATGACCCGGCTGCAATTGCGCAACCGCTCCCACGCGGTGGCGTACGCAATGCGGCAGGGCCTGATCTGACGAGGCGTCGGACCGGCTTCCCCGGGGCCCGGGTCCCGGGGGAGCTGCCCCAAAGGGCAGCGGGCGCTACCCGCCGAAAGGGCTGACTTCCCGCTGTGGACACCGTGCACACGAGGGATCGTGTGGGCGCTGTTCTTCGGTGGGAGGTCCGGGTGCGGGGGAGAGAAGCTGTGCGGTGGATTCGGCCGGCGGGACGCCCACGCGGACTGCCGGGGGCACGCCGTTCGGTGGCGCTCGCACTGCTGCTCCTGAGCACCGCGCTCGTCCCCGCGCCGGGCGCGGCGGGCGCCGCTCCCGCCGTGCCCGTACCTCCGGACCCCTGGGTCACCCCCGCGGTCCTGCACGAGGCGCTCGACCCGGGCGGTTCGACCGGCGTCGACAAGTCGGTGCGTACGCCGGCGATCCCCCCGAAGCCGGAGGTCGTCCTGCTGGTGGACGGTACGGGGAGCATGGAGAAGCCCATCGCCGACGTGCAGGAGAACCTGTCGGACATCACCGAGAAGGTCCTCGCCGAGCAGCCCGAGTCCCGATTCGCCGTCGCCACCTTCGGAGACCAGCAATTCGACCCCACGGGAGGCGAATTCGCGGTCCTTCAGGGACTGACGAACGACCTCGACAAGGTGCAGGACGGCGTCGACGCGCTCACGACGGACCGGGGGGCCTACAGCATGGGCCCGTCCGAGGACTGGATCAACGGACTGTGGCAGATCGCCAACGGAGCCGGTGGTCAAACGGTCTTCCGCGAGGGCTCCAACCCGGTGATCGTGCTGGTGAGCGACGCGTCCAGCCACTCACCGAGCGCCGGCCACACCATCGACGACACGATCTTCGCCCTCCAGGACAAGGGCGTCCGGGTGGTCGGCGTCGACGTCGACAGTGAGCTCGGCGACGGGCTCAACGGCACCGGCGACGCCGGTGTCCCCGGACAGATCGAGAACCCACGGACCAAGGCGGGCCAGGCCACCCGCATCATCAACGCGACCCAGGGCCGGCTGCTGGAAGGCATCCAGGGAGACGAAGTCGCCCAGGCCATCGTCGACGGCATGGACAACCTGCCCACCTCCGTCGGCCACCAGCTCCACGCGTGCAGCCCCTACCTCACGGTCGCCCTCGACCCGCCCACCCGCAGTCTGACCAGCGGCGGTACCGCCCACTTCGCCGAGACCGTCGATGTCGCGGCCGACGCCCCGCAGGGCGCCACTCTCACCTGCACGGTCCAGTTCCTGCTGGGCACACAGATTCCGGGCACCAACACCCTCGCCCCCTCGGCGGCCCCCGATCCCGACTTCGAGGAACAGATCACGATCGAGGTGAACGACGTCGACGCCCCCGTCGTCACCGTGGACGACCGCATCGCCAGGGCGGACGACGAGAACGGTACGAGGATCAGCTACCGGGCCACCGCGAGCGACGCCCAGGACGGCCGGCTCCCCGTCACCTGCGCACCCGCCTCCGGGTCCCTCTTCCCGATCGGCTCGACCACGGTCACCTGCACCGCCACGGACTCGGCGGGCAACACCGCCACCGACACGGCGGTCTTCCAGGTGCTCGACCCGCCGCCGCCACCCCTGCCCCCGCCGCCCGCGACGGACGTCGCCGTCAAGGCCGACGTCAGCCCCGACCGTACGTACATCGGCCGCCCGGCCCACGCCCGCTTCACCGTGACCAACGCGGGCCCGGACACCGCCCGGGACGTCGTCGTCGCCACGACCTGGCCGAAGCCCGGCAAGGCGGAGGACCGCGCTCCGACCTCCCTCAACCGCTGCACGGCCGCCGCGCCCTGCACCCTCCCGCCCGGCGGCCGGATCGAGGTGACCCAGACCGGCACGTACCACGAGGCGATCACCGGGGACGTACGCGCCACGGTGAGCGGCATGCTGGGCGACCTGCGCCCCGTCAACAACCAGGACACCGCCCGGCTGCGCGTGCTCAAACCCTCCCTCACCGTCACCCCGCAGGTCGCCAGGCCGGGACAGCCCGTCCTCGCCCGCGGCAAGGACTACCCGCCCGGCGAGACCGTGCACCTGACGTGGAGCCCCGGCATCACCGCCGACCGCTCCGGCGTACGGGTGGGCCGCGACGGAACCTTCGAGGTCCAGGTGCTCGTACTGCGCAAGGACGCCCTCGGCCCCCGCGTCCTGCGGGCGGACATCGCCCGCCTTCCCCGGCTCCAGAAGTCCGTCCTGGTCGTGCAGCGCAACCTCCAGCCACCGGACTTCAGAGGCCGCACGTGAGAGGGGCGGTCTCCGGATGATCCATGAGGTGGACGACGTACTGCGGTCCCTGATCCGGGCGGAGGTGCTCGGAGGCAGCCGGTTCACGGTCGTCTTCGACGCCCCCACCCGCGAGTGGGCCGCCAAGGTCAACGCCCCCATGGTCAACCTCTACCTGTACGACATCCGCGAGGACATGCGAAGGCGCGAGCGCGGCCTGCACAACGAGTACGACGGGCGGGGCGCCGTCGTCGCCCGCCGCCGACCGCCGCGCTACTTCAAGCTCTCCTACCTGATCACGGCATGGACCAAGCGCCCGGAGGACGAGCACCGGCTGCTGTCCTCCCTGCTCGGCTGCCTGCTGGCGTACGAGGCGCTGCCCCCGGAGCGGCTGACCGGCTCCCTCGCGGAGATCGGGGCGGCCGTCCCGATGTCGATCGCCCTGCCGCC comes from Streptomyces sp. Mut1 and encodes:
- a CDS encoding helix-turn-helix transcriptional regulator; amino-acid sequence: MERTTVALRAQDPISQAGVASQLRARPEVSVVEWNEEGPWPEVVVMVVDAVDEDVLTALRHIQRTTESRAVLVTTDIDEQKLVSAAECGVVGVIKRAESTPEHLVHVIETVARGEGHLPSDLLGRLLAEVGRLQGQVLAPRGLHFTGLAAREVDVLRLVAEGYDTADIATKLAYSERTIKNVLHSVMTRLQLRNRSHAVAYAMRQGLI
- a CDS encoding DUF4255 domain-containing protein; the protein is MIHEVDDVLRSLIRAEVLGGSRFTVVFDAPTREWAAKVNAPMVNLYLYDIREDMRRRERGLHNEYDGRGAVVARRRPPRYFKLSYLITAWTKRPEDEHRLLSSLLGCLLAYEALPPERLTGSLAEIGAAVPMSIALPPPEDRSFADVWSALGGELKPSLDLVVSVPVTASPTYPAGPPVGDDGLRARFGDVPRSPEGSRDGLPVYGSRPGRPAREEPAAPDSRRGLALRITENRAADGGSREARTVTGPPADGTAKDPTA
- a CDS encoding HYR domain-containing protein, with the protein product MALALLLLSTALVPAPGAAGAAPAVPVPPDPWVTPAVLHEALDPGGSTGVDKSVRTPAIPPKPEVVLLVDGTGSMEKPIADVQENLSDITEKVLAEQPESRFAVATFGDQQFDPTGGEFAVLQGLTNDLDKVQDGVDALTTDRGAYSMGPSEDWINGLWQIANGAGGQTVFREGSNPVIVLVSDASSHSPSAGHTIDDTIFALQDKGVRVVGVDVDSELGDGLNGTGDAGVPGQIENPRTKAGQATRIINATQGRLLEGIQGDEVAQAIVDGMDNLPTSVGHQLHACSPYLTVALDPPTRSLTSGGTAHFAETVDVAADAPQGATLTCTVQFLLGTQIPGTNTLAPSAAPDPDFEEQITIEVNDVDAPVVTVDDRIARADDENGTRISYRATASDAQDGRLPVTCAPASGSLFPIGSTTVTCTATDSAGNTATDTAVFQVLDPPPPPLPPPPATDVAVKADVSPDRTYIGRPAHARFTVTNAGPDTARDVVVATTWPKPGKAEDRAPTSLNRCTAAAPCTLPPGGRIEVTQTGTYHEAITGDVRATVSGMLGDLRPVNNQDTARLRVLKPSLTVTPQVARPGQPVLARGKDYPPGETVHLTWSPGITADRSGVRVGRDGTFEVQVLVLRKDALGPRVLRADIARLPRLQKSVLVVQRNLQPPDFRGRT